The following are encoded in a window of Ruficoccus amylovorans genomic DNA:
- a CDS encoding helix-turn-helix transcriptional regulator, whose amino-acid sequence MPARLDTFSRYLPPDPQSTRWGWRLIDAGRQQVPAGGDYPLAGHPLAYFFDKNGRRTLPEFQLVMITAGSGHFQSRSCPERTVGAGDTLLLFPGEWHRYGPSPRTGWTEYWLGFEGEEAARIMKTFFSRSQPVQPGAYTAEAIRIFDQLMDWLRHPRPGGEQVTASFIPQLLALLRAGSAGTGTHRGREEELVMAVRARLMADPAERADLPALAAELGVSYSLLRGLFRRHTGHSPRQFENLIRLNRSRDLLAAGESVTATAANLGYASVHYFSRAFKRQFGQAPQQWRERRGMVS is encoded by the coding sequence ATGCCCGCCCGCCTGGATACTTTCAGCCGTTACCTGCCGCCCGACCCTCAGTCCACCCGCTGGGGCTGGCGACTGATCGACGCCGGACGGCAGCAGGTTCCTGCGGGCGGGGACTATCCGTTGGCCGGACATCCGCTGGCGTACTTTTTTGATAAAAATGGTCGCCGCACGCTGCCAGAGTTTCAGCTCGTGATGATTACCGCCGGGAGCGGGCATTTTCAGTCGCGGTCATGTCCGGAGCGCACCGTTGGCGCGGGAGATACGCTGCTGCTTTTTCCCGGCGAATGGCACCGCTACGGGCCTTCGCCGCGTACCGGGTGGACGGAGTATTGGCTCGGTTTCGAAGGGGAGGAGGCGGCCCGCATCATGAAAACTTTTTTCAGCCGCAGTCAGCCAGTCCAGCCGGGGGCCTACACCGCCGAGGCGATCCGGATTTTTGACCAGTTGATGGACTGGCTGCGCCACCCCCGCCCCGGCGGGGAGCAGGTGACGGCCAGCTTTATTCCGCAACTGCTGGCCTTGCTCCGGGCCGGAAGTGCGGGCACGGGCACGCATCGGGGGCGAGAGGAGGAGCTTGTCATGGCCGTGCGTGCGCGTCTCATGGCCGATCCGGCTGAACGCGCCGACCTGCCCGCGCTGGCGGCAGAGCTGGGCGTGAGCTACTCCCTGCTGCGGGGGTTGTTCCGGCGGCACACGGGCCATTCGCCCCGGCAATTCGAGAACTTGATCCGTCTCAACCGTTCGCGGGATTTGCTGGCGGCGGGCGAAAGCGTCACCGCCACCGCCGCCAACCTCGGCTACGCCAGCGTGCATTACTTCTCGCGGGCGTTCAAGCGGCAGTTCGGCCAAGCTCCGCAGCAGTGGCGCGAGCGGCGGGGCATGGTCAGTTAA
- a CDS encoding efflux RND transporter permease subunit, whose translation MNTPDKLRRRGTIAWMAGHSVTANLLMAVFIVGGLIFALRAKQEIFPEFELDIVNIRVSYPGASPEEVEQSIILPVEEAVQGLDGVKEVTSTASEGSGSVQVELIEGENLQQLAADIKNEVDRITTFPDEAEEPTVSIVSRKRDVVTLAIHGNLDEWTLRSVAETVRDSLLSNGGVTQVELSGARDYEVTITVPRETLRRYGLTLGDVADAINNSALDMAGGGVDTVSGEILVRLKQRRDYAREFADIPIVSGNDGVRVLLKDIATIEDGFEDTDQYAYYNGDRAVLIDVYRIGDQTPIGVASAVRDEVAKLKETLPHGVYIDVLDDRSEIYSQRAELLLKNLMMGLVLVLLVLGVFLEARLAFWVMLGIPISFLGAFLFFPMFDATINMISMFAFIITLGIVVDDAIVVGENIYSHHQSGKPFFLAAIDGTREVAMPVVFSVLTNIAAFMPLFFVPGMMGKIFGVIPVVVISVFSVSLIESLYILPAHLSHQKDIHPHGIGGKLHHLQQRFGKAFTRFVNNRYHPWLSRTLRWRYVVCAIGLCAMSLIFAWVDSGRMRMILMPRVEQDFAYASVELPYGSPVSQTERIRQQVLQAAEAVVAENGGDQLSKGIYSVVGSGGSHIVTFRVYLTDADTRPISTLEFTRKWREKVGTLYGVDTSSFASDRGGPGSGQAVTVELSHRNIPTLEAAAEDLANTLLEYPEVTDANDGFQPGKEQFNLRLKPEGQSLGLTARNVARQVRGSFYGSEALRQLRGRHEIKVMVRLPEAERSSEADVDSLILMTPSGGEVPLADVVTIERDRAFTSISRRDGRRVLSVTADTADPADAPLITADLSAHVLPDLVARYPGLSYSYEGRQADMNDSVQAMIIGLAMTLLAVYALLAIPFNSYLQPAIVMLAIPFGIVGAVIGHIIMGYNLSLMSLLGIVALSGVVVNDSLVLIDFTNRLRKEGRNAAEAVTGAATARFRAIVLTTLTTFGGLFPMILETSRQARFMIPMAISLGFGILFATLITLVLVPCFYVILEDLRGRTHHRPGEIDGEAPAKTV comes from the coding sequence ATGAATACACCTGACAAACTCCGCCGTCGTGGCACCATCGCCTGGATGGCCGGGCACTCAGTGACGGCGAACCTGCTCATGGCGGTTTTCATCGTGGGCGGGCTGATCTTCGCCCTGCGGGCGAAACAGGAAATATTCCCAGAGTTCGAGCTGGACATAGTCAACATCAGGGTGAGCTATCCCGGCGCCAGCCCTGAGGAGGTCGAGCAGAGTATCATTCTGCCGGTGGAAGAGGCCGTGCAGGGGCTCGACGGGGTCAAGGAAGTCACCTCCACCGCCAGTGAAGGCAGCGGCTCGGTCCAGGTCGAGCTGATCGAGGGCGAGAACCTCCAGCAACTCGCCGCCGACATCAAAAACGAAGTTGACCGCATCACGACTTTTCCCGACGAAGCCGAAGAACCGACCGTGTCCATCGTCAGCCGCAAGCGCGATGTGGTCACGCTCGCCATCCACGGCAACCTGGACGAGTGGACACTGCGCTCGGTAGCGGAAACCGTCCGCGACTCACTCTTGTCCAACGGCGGCGTCACCCAGGTCGAGCTTTCGGGGGCGAGGGACTACGAGGTCACGATCACCGTCCCGCGCGAGACCCTGCGCCGTTACGGGCTGACGCTCGGCGACGTGGCCGACGCGATCAATAATTCCGCGCTCGACATGGCCGGGGGCGGGGTTGACACCGTTTCGGGGGAAATCCTCGTGCGCCTCAAGCAGCGCCGCGACTACGCCCGGGAGTTCGCGGATATCCCCATCGTCAGCGGCAACGACGGGGTGCGCGTCCTACTCAAGGATATCGCCACGATCGAGGATGGTTTTGAAGATACCGACCAGTACGCCTACTACAACGGTGACCGCGCGGTGCTCATCGACGTGTACCGCATCGGCGACCAGACCCCCATCGGCGTGGCCAGCGCGGTGAGGGACGAGGTGGCCAAGCTGAAGGAAACGCTCCCCCACGGCGTTTATATCGATGTGCTCGACGACCGCTCCGAGATCTACTCCCAGCGCGCCGAGTTGTTGTTGAAAAACCTCATGATGGGCCTCGTCCTGGTGCTGCTCGTGCTGGGCGTTTTTCTCGAAGCGCGGCTGGCCTTCTGGGTCATGCTCGGGATTCCCATTTCGTTCCTGGGGGCGTTCCTGTTCTTCCCCATGTTCGACGCCACCATCAACATGATTTCGATGTTCGCGTTCATCATCACACTGGGGATCGTGGTGGACGACGCCATCGTGGTGGGCGAAAACATCTACAGCCACCACCAGTCCGGCAAGCCCTTCTTCCTGGCCGCCATCGACGGGACCCGCGAAGTAGCCATGCCCGTGGTCTTCAGTGTGCTGACCAACATCGCCGCCTTCATGCCGCTGTTCTTCGTGCCCGGCATGATGGGGAAAATCTTCGGCGTCATCCCGGTGGTCGTCATCTCGGTTTTTTCCGTCTCCCTGATCGAGTCGCTCTACATCCTGCCCGCCCACCTCAGCCACCAGAAGGACATCCACCCGCACGGCATCGGCGGCAAGCTCCACCACCTCCAGCAGCGCTTCGGCAAAGCCTTCACCCGTTTCGTGAACAACCGCTACCACCCGTGGCTGAGCCGTACCCTGCGCTGGCGCTATGTGGTTTGCGCCATCGGCCTGTGTGCCATGTCGCTGATCTTCGCCTGGGTGGACAGCGGACGCATGCGGATGATCCTGATGCCGCGCGTCGAGCAAGACTTCGCCTACGCCTCGGTCGAGCTGCCCTATGGCTCCCCCGTGTCCCAGACCGAACGTATCCGTCAGCAAGTGCTTCAGGCCGCCGAGGCCGTCGTTGCCGAAAACGGCGGCGACCAGTTGAGCAAGGGCATCTACTCCGTGGTCGGGAGCGGCGGCAGCCACATTGTCACCTTTCGTGTTTACCTGACCGACGCCGACACCCGGCCCATTTCCACACTGGAGTTTACCCGAAAATGGCGTGAAAAAGTCGGCACCCTCTACGGGGTGGATACCTCCTCCTTCGCCTCGGACCGGGGCGGTCCGGGCTCCGGCCAGGCCGTCACCGTGGAACTGAGCCACCGCAACATCCCCACCCTGGAGGCAGCCGCCGAAGACCTGGCCAACACCCTGCTCGAATACCCCGAAGTCACGGACGCCAACGACGGCTTCCAGCCGGGCAAGGAGCAGTTCAACCTGCGGCTAAAACCCGAGGGCCAGAGCCTCGGCCTGACCGCCCGCAACGTGGCCCGGCAGGTGCGCGGATCGTTCTACGGCTCAGAGGCGCTGCGGCAGTTGCGGGGCCGCCACGAGATCAAGGTCATGGTCCGGCTGCCCGAGGCCGAACGCAGTTCGGAAGCCGATGTGGACTCGCTCATCCTGATGACGCCCAGCGGTGGTGAAGTTCCCCTGGCCGATGTCGTCACCATCGAGCGCGACCGCGCCTTTACCAGTATCTCGCGCCGCGACGGCCGCCGCGTGCTCTCCGTCACCGCCGACACGGCGGACCCTGCGGACGCGCCGCTGATCACGGCGGACCTCTCCGCGCATGTCCTGCCCGACCTGGTGGCCCGTTACCCCGGACTGAGTTATTCCTATGAGGGCCGTCAGGCTGACATGAACGACAGCGTACAGGCCATGATTATCGGCCTCGCAATGACGCTGCTGGCGGTTTACGCGCTGCTGGCCATCCCCTTCAACAGCTACCTGCAACCGGCTATCGTCATGCTCGCGATTCCGTTCGGAATCGTCGGGGCTGTCATCGGGCACATCATCATGGGCTACAACCTCTCGCTCATGAGCCTGTTGGGGATCGTGGCCCTGAGCGGCGTCGTGGTCAACGACTCGCTCGTGCTGATCGACTTCACCAACCGGCTGCGCAAAGAGGGTCGTAACGCCGCCGAAGCCGTCACGGGCGCGGCCACCGCGCGCTTCCGCGCCATCGTGCTGACCACCCTGACCACCTTCGGCGGGCTCTTCCCGATGATTCTGGAAACCTCGCGCCAGGCCCGGTTTATGATCCCGATGGCGATTTCACTCGGTTTCGGCATCCTCTTCGCGACTCTCATCACGCTTGTGCTCGTGCCGTGTTTTTATGTCATCCTGGAGGACCTGCGGGGCCGCACCCATCACCGCCCCGGCGAGATCGATGGCGAAGCTCCCGCCAAGACGGTTTAA
- a CDS encoding MFS transporter, with the protein MNEAQQQQQRPRRLLVLFLAMLSATPPLSTDMYLAAIPHIAEQWDAPISQINLSLVLWFVAFSVSLLFFGALSDRVGRRPVLLGGLLGFSIASALCAMATGPVWFILARILQGVTAAAPSAMTMAYCRDCFEGRVRQQMLAWIGIIISIAPMVAPSVGALILRVATWRIIFLLLSLVGLGLLAIAAFYFRESAAKLEGGGVVAAVKRYARLARNRNFVLANSSMCLLAAPMLGYVGIAGTVYMERYGLSEQTFGLLFAVAPLLSMSGAFTCTRLLQRFSDRQLIFASLCGSVTMSFILLALGNWHFAFFTLGASGFAFFAGLSRPLSNHLILEQVREDIGAASSTIIFTQFMAGAICMAITTAGWSRPVMAYALCILFMPGLILALWPFLMKRLRFQ; encoded by the coding sequence GTGAACGAAGCTCAACAGCAACAGCAACGCCCCCGGCGCCTGCTGGTCCTTTTTCTGGCCATGCTGAGCGCGACGCCGCCCTTGTCCACGGACATGTACCTGGCAGCGATCCCCCACATCGCCGAGCAGTGGGACGCTCCCATCAGCCAGATCAATCTCTCGCTGGTGCTCTGGTTTGTCGCCTTCAGCGTGAGCCTGCTCTTCTTCGGCGCGCTCTCCGACCGCGTGGGCCGGCGGCCCGTCCTGCTCGGCGGGCTGTTGGGCTTTTCAATCGCGTCCGCCCTGTGCGCCATGGCGACCGGACCGGTCTGGTTTATCCTCGCCCGTATCCTTCAGGGGGTGACGGCAGCGGCCCCCTCTGCCATGACGATGGCCTACTGCCGGGACTGCTTCGAGGGACGCGTACGCCAGCAGATGCTCGCCTGGATCGGCATCATCATTTCCATCGCCCCGATGGTCGCCCCCAGTGTGGGAGCGCTCATCCTGCGCGTAGCAACGTGGCGCATCATATTCCTGTTGCTGTCGCTGGTCGGACTCGGACTGCTGGCGATTGCCGCGTTTTATTTTCGCGAGAGCGCCGCCAAGCTCGAAGGCGGCGGCGTGGTGGCGGCAGTGAAGCGCTACGCCCGCCTCGCCCGCAACCGCAACTTCGTCCTGGCCAACAGCAGCATGTGCCTGCTGGCCGCCCCCATGCTGGGCTACGTCGGTATTGCCGGAACGGTTTACATGGAAAGGTACGGGCTGAGCGAACAGACCTTCGGCCTGCTCTTCGCGGTGGCTCCGCTCCTGTCCATGAGCGGGGCGTTTACCTGCACCCGCCTGCTCCAGCGCTTCAGCGACCGGCAACTGATCTTCGCCAGCCTCTGCGGCAGCGTCACCATGTCCTTCATCCTCCTGGCCCTGGGCAACTGGCACTTCGCGTTCTTCACGCTGGGGGCCTCGGGCTTCGCGTTCTTCGCCGGGCTGAGCCGGCCGCTCAGTAACCACCTCATCCTTGAGCAAGTGCGCGAAGACATCGGCGCGGCCTCCTCGACGATCATTTTCACGCAGTTCATGGCCGGGGCCATTTGTATGGCGATCACCACGGCGGGCTGGTCCCGCCCTGTCATGGCCTATGCCCTGTGCATCCTTTTCATGCCCGGCCTGATCCTGGCTCTGTGGCCCTTCCTGATGAAGCGCCTGCGTTTCCAGTAA
- a CDS encoding efflux RND transporter periplasmic adaptor subunit, which produces MSDEQASRAERRFPWRRTIALLVVALIAVGGSFLLIETGPATSRRPPAPMQANVEAIKLARTDARVVVEGMGAVIPQKSVEIRAQVGGEVVEMGEHFSEGRMLEKGELLLRLDDRDYQIALQQAEANLLQAQSSLAIEDGSQTIARREWELIKEAAEVSGANSSLALREPQLQSAKATVATAQANLDDAKLDLERTRIVAPFNAIVLEKNADMGSYIPQQSTVATLAGLDTYWVQVAVPESQLGWLTIPAPGETSGSRARVYPNSTTSRYREAYVVALLGDLDPAGRMARLLVAVEDPLAIKPENRGQPALLLGDYVRVEIDGTELKDIFQLPRESFHEGSRVWIVGDNDQLEIRPLSPVWMGDESVIVADGLEVGERLVLSNLSMPAPGLKLLVAEVENPLSTNGEAAP; this is translated from the coding sequence ATGTCAGACGAACAAGCATCCCGCGCCGAACGCCGCTTTCCCTGGCGGCGAACGATTGCCCTCCTCGTAGTGGCCCTGATCGCCGTTGGCGGCAGCTTTCTGTTGATAGAAACCGGGCCGGCGACTTCCCGCCGCCCTCCCGCCCCGATGCAGGCCAACGTCGAGGCGATAAAACTCGCCCGCACCGATGCCCGTGTTGTGGTCGAGGGCATGGGCGCGGTCATCCCGCAAAAGTCCGTGGAAATCCGCGCCCAGGTCGGAGGTGAAGTGGTTGAGATGGGTGAGCACTTCTCCGAAGGCAGAATGCTCGAAAAAGGCGAACTACTCCTGCGCCTGGACGACCGTGACTACCAAATCGCGCTCCAGCAGGCCGAGGCCAATCTCCTCCAGGCCCAGAGTTCCCTCGCCATCGAAGACGGCAGCCAAACCATCGCCCGTCGCGAGTGGGAGCTAATCAAGGAAGCGGCCGAAGTCTCCGGTGCCAACTCTTCGCTCGCCCTGCGCGAGCCGCAGCTCCAGTCGGCCAAGGCGACGGTCGCCACGGCTCAGGCCAACCTCGACGACGCCAAGCTCGACCTCGAGCGCACCCGTATTGTCGCCCCCTTTAACGCCATCGTGCTGGAGAAAAACGCCGACATGGGCTCCTACATCCCTCAGCAATCGACGGTGGCCACGCTGGCCGGACTCGACACCTACTGGGTACAGGTGGCCGTGCCCGAGTCCCAACTCGGCTGGCTGACCATCCCGGCTCCCGGTGAAACCAGCGGCAGCCGTGCACGTGTGTATCCAAACTCCACTACATCCCGCTACCGCGAAGCCTATGTCGTGGCCCTGCTGGGCGACCTCGACCCGGCCGGGCGCATGGCCCGTCTGCTCGTGGCGGTGGAAGACCCACTCGCGATCAAGCCCGAAAACCGCGGCCAGCCCGCTCTCCTGCTGGGCGATTACGTACGGGTGGAGATCGACGGCACCGAGTTGAAGGACATTTTCCAACTGCCCCGCGAAAGCTTCCATGAAGGCAGCCGCGTGTGGATCGTCGGAGACAACGACCAACTGGAGATCCGCCCCCTCTCGCCAGTCTGGATGGGCGACGAATCCGTCATCGTGGCCGACGGGCTAGAAGTGGGCGAGCGACTCGTATTAAGTAACCTCTCCATGCCCGCCCCCGGACTCAAGCTGCTCGTGGCCGAAGTGGAAAACCCGCTCTCCACGAACGGGGAGGCCGCCCCGTGA
- a CDS encoding efflux transporter outer membrane subunit codes for MNSLFRMGVTLGAALALAGCQYTAQTPSADTTQPLPSTYGDTDEVSAAAKQEQWWTAFNRPDLNALEDQAMSGNLDLASAWARLRQAQAEAVIAGADLYPSVDASGSWSKTRTFGSGSATTDGWGLGTGIGYEVDLWGRIRAGSESAQAQAEASSFDVQATALTLSGDIASTWIGLLAYREGLRLLNDQVATNRTQLELILLRFANAQSNALAVLQQRQLLAAAEARLPEAERQIRLLQNQMALLLGVPADQVYDLDGNHELPALPPTPSTGIPSDLLTQRPDVRAAYLELESASWNVAGAKADRLPRISLSADATSTAQAFSDVFDSWSGSFVASLAQPLFDAGARQAEVERQLALARQAMLQYRSIVLTAYKEVRDALANEYWYTQALAALDVELVAAKQEFTEAQLRYINGQTDYLDVISSLSTLQGLQRERIDAVSQVLQSRIDLHLALGGNIPLENPQPGPILSPEDTIPFVPAIAEVFNGDSSDAQ; via the coding sequence GTGAATAGCTTGTTCCGCATGGGAGTGACACTCGGCGCCGCGCTGGCGCTGGCCGGTTGCCAGTACACGGCCCAGACCCCGTCCGCCGACACCACACAGCCGCTTCCCTCCACCTATGGCGATACCGACGAGGTCTCCGCCGCAGCCAAACAGGAGCAGTGGTGGACCGCTTTCAACCGGCCCGACCTCAACGCCCTCGAAGACCAGGCCATGAGCGGCAACCTCGATCTGGCCTCTGCCTGGGCCCGCCTGCGCCAGGCGCAAGCCGAGGCGGTCATCGCCGGAGCCGACCTCTACCCCTCCGTCGATGCCAGCGGGTCCTGGAGCAAGACGCGCACCTTTGGGAGCGGGTCGGCCACTACCGACGGCTGGGGACTCGGGACCGGCATCGGCTACGAGGTGGACCTGTGGGGTCGCATCCGGGCTGGCTCCGAAAGCGCCCAGGCCCAGGCCGAGGCGAGCAGCTTTGACGTGCAGGCCACCGCCCTCACCCTCAGCGGGGATATTGCCTCGACCTGGATCGGGCTGCTGGCCTACCGCGAAGGCCTGCGCCTGCTGAACGACCAGGTAGCCACCAACCGCACCCAGCTTGAACTGATCCTCCTGCGCTTCGCCAACGCCCAGTCGAACGCCCTCGCCGTTCTCCAGCAACGTCAATTGCTCGCGGCAGCAGAGGCCCGCCTGCCCGAAGCCGAGCGCCAGATCCGCCTGCTCCAGAACCAGATGGCGCTCCTGCTCGGCGTCCCCGCCGATCAGGTTTACGATCTGGACGGCAACCACGAACTTCCCGCGCTGCCGCCGACCCCGTCGACCGGCATTCCCTCCGACCTGCTGACGCAGCGGCCCGATGTCCGCGCCGCTTACTTGGAGTTGGAATCGGCCAGCTGGAACGTGGCCGGAGCCAAGGCCGACCGCCTGCCGCGCATTTCACTTAGCGCGGATGCGACCAGCACCGCTCAGGCCTTCAGCGACGTGTTCGACTCGTGGTCCGGTTCGTTCGTCGCCTCGCTTGCGCAGCCGCTTTTTGACGCCGGAGCGCGCCAGGCCGAGGTCGAGCGCCAGCTCGCGCTCGCCCGCCAGGCCATGCTCCAGTACCGATCTATCGTCCTGACCGCCTACAAGGAAGTCCGCGACGCGCTCGCCAACGAGTACTGGTACACGCAAGCGCTGGCCGCGCTCGATGTCGAGCTGGTGGCCGCGAAGCAGGAATTCACCGAAGCACAACTGCGCTACATCAACGGCCAGACGGACTACCTGGATGTGATTTCCTCCCTCTCGACTCTCCAAGGGCTCCAGCGCGAGCGCATTGATGCCGTCTCCCAGGTTCTCCAGTCCCGCATCGACCTCCACCTCGCCCTCGGTGGCAACATCCCGCTGGAAAACCCGCAGCCCGGCCCGATCCTTTCACCGGAAGACACCATTCCCTTCGTCCCCGCCATCGCCGAAGTTTTCAATGGCGACAGTTCAGACGCCCAGTAA
- a CDS encoding CerR family C-terminal domain-containing protein: protein MSQHVKKACETRERLLKAAAETFAAHGYNRATLAVICQEAGANQAAANYHFGDKLGLYAEALRYAFAEAQREYPLPDMGEAPAEDRLRAYLATHCRRIFDTGAGSLFPRMFVKEMADPTEQLEYIFSEVIECERSALIDIVRELLGEQATEEDRALCRLSIIALFQFFNFSRAIREMAIRTKRHRPFNVDTVIEHTVRFALAGVREKQKEIRDRE from the coding sequence ATGAGCCAGCATGTAAAAAAAGCCTGCGAAACCCGCGAACGCCTGCTCAAGGCGGCAGCGGAGACTTTCGCCGCGCACGGGTACAACCGTGCCACCCTGGCCGTGATCTGCCAAGAGGCCGGGGCCAACCAGGCGGCGGCCAACTATCACTTCGGGGACAAGCTCGGGCTCTATGCCGAGGCGCTCCGCTACGCCTTCGCCGAGGCCCAGCGCGAGTATCCCCTGCCCGACATGGGCGAAGCGCCTGCCGAGGATCGCCTCCGCGCCTACCTCGCCACCCACTGCCGCCGTATTTTCGACACCGGGGCCGGGAGCCTTTTCCCGCGCATGTTCGTCAAGGAAATGGCGGACCCCACCGAGCAGTTGGAGTATATCTTTTCCGAAGTGATCGAATGCGAACGCAGCGCGCTGATCGACATCGTCCGCGAACTGCTCGGCGAACAGGCCACGGAGGAAGACCGCGCCCTGTGCCGCCTGTCGATCATAGCTCTGTTTCAATTCTTTAATTTCAGCCGGGCCATCCGCGAAATGGCGATCCGCACGAAACGCCACCGCCCGTTCAATGTCGATACCGTGATCGAGCACACTGTCCGCTTCGCGCTGGCCGGTGTCCGTGAAAAACAAAAGGAGATCAGAGACCGTGAATAG
- a CDS encoding pyridoxamine 5'-phosphate oxidase family protein, with the protein MKEIPETILKAFAEDREGVCCLATASTEGVPNVVYVGIVGHCAEGFFVANNYFNKTKTNLEANPHASLLFLTKERKAYQIKGTVSFHTEGPVYDAMKAINPDKYPGHSAALFTVESIYSGAEQLV; encoded by the coding sequence ATGAAAGAAATTCCCGAGACCATACTCAAAGCCTTCGCCGAAGACCGCGAAGGGGTCTGCTGTCTGGCTACCGCGAGCACCGAAGGCGTCCCAAACGTCGTTTACGTGGGCATCGTGGGGCATTGCGCGGAGGGCTTTTTTGTGGCCAACAACTATTTTAACAAGACAAAGACAAACCTGGAGGCCAACCCGCACGCGTCGCTGCTTTTTCTCACCAAGGAGCGTAAGGCCTATCAGATCAAGGGGACGGTCAGCTTCCACACCGAGGGGCCAGTCTATGACGCGATGAAAGCGATCAACCCGGACAAGTACCCCGGCCACTCGGCAGCGCTTTTCACCGTCGAATCGATCTACAGCGGAGCCGAGCAACTGGTCTGA
- a CDS encoding sigma-70 family RNA polymerase sigma factor: MKPHTTASKNKPRVMDVIQSELLEEHYPLVNTVVKSMLSYLPRCADFEELHSVGLTGLIAAVQKFDPEQSGTFKAYASLRIRGAILDELRRMDSLPRTRRAKVRELGKVVEELEQKLGRAPRDAEIADAMGLTLAELERYQQKARPVVLVSLDGAPGQDDDTDANLHESIPDQNSRPCYEDLEKSEYIDLMADMIAELPDRQKKVLAMYYYEGMRLAEIAEIFGVSEARICQIHTQALGILRRNIQRVK, encoded by the coding sequence ATGAAACCACACACCACCGCCTCCAAGAACAAGCCCCGCGTCATGGATGTCATCCAGAGCGAGCTGCTTGAGGAGCACTACCCGCTCGTCAATACCGTGGTGAAGAGCATGCTTTCATACCTGCCGCGTTGCGCCGATTTTGAAGAACTTCACAGCGTCGGGCTGACCGGCCTGATTGCCGCTGTCCAGAAGTTCGACCCCGAGCAGTCCGGCACCTTCAAGGCCTATGCCTCCCTTCGTATCCGCGGTGCCATCCTCGACGAACTCCGCCGCATGGACTCCCTCCCCCGCACCCGCCGGGCCAAGGTCCGCGAACTGGGTAAAGTGGTCGAAGAACTTGAGCAGAAGCTCGGCCGCGCCCCGCGCGATGCCGAAATCGCCGATGCCATGGGCCTGACCCTGGCCGAACTCGAACGCTACCAGCAGAAGGCTCGCCCGGTCGTCCTCGTCTCTCTCGACGGAGCCCCCGGCCAGGACGACGACACGGACGCCAACCTGCACGAATCCATTCCCGATCAAAACAGCCGCCCGTGCTACGAGGATCTGGAAAAGAGCGAATACATCGATCTCATGGCCGACATGATCGCCGAACTCCCGGACCGCCAGAAGAAAGTCCTCGCGATGTACTACTACGAGGGCATGCGCCTGGCCGAAATCGCAGAAATCTTCGGTGTCTCCGAAGCCCGTATCTGCCAGATACATACACAGGCTCTCGGCATCCTGCGCCGCAATATCCAGCGCGTAAAATAA